ATGCGAAAGAgatttaatttcatcaataaGAGTAGAAACAGTTTTATCACCTTACTTGAGAGCTAAGAGTTTAGTACGCAACTGAATTGAATGAGTATTGGAGGATATTGCAAACCTTGCAGTGATGCTAGTCCATAGTTGATGAGAGGTTGAGCAGTTCGAGAAATAAGCAATTACTGTATCTGAAATTGTAGAATTAATCCacatcatgattgaagcatcttCATCCATTCAGTCAGTGTAAAGCTGATTTTCAATATTATTTACTTGATTCCTGGCATTGGTGAACTGAGGAGGACACGGATGTGTACCATCAAGAAAGCGTTGGATCTTGAATTTTTGAATTACAGGAGACATTAAATTCTTCCAAGtgataaaattgtcttctttgagtttaaggtgaacaaactagtgagtTGAGATAGAGAAACAATTGTGATTGAAATACTGGTAGGATTTTCCATTGAAACAGAACTTGAAGATGATGGAAATTCTTGAATCATAAAACGAAGAAAAAACACATATCTAAAAAGACGAAATCTTAAAATCAAAGATGAAGCGGAAGCAGAAAAGGAGTCGAAAAACCTGAGAGATGTAAGAAGATCTCTTAGTCTGATACCATAGTTACACAATTActctaatgaatgatgaattttCATTATGGTTACAAAACCTAAAGAACTGAAAACTTAAACTCAGAGAGATTATCTTCTCTCTCTTACACATTAAAGGCACagacacataaataaatattcgTGTAATGAAAGCTAACATACACAGACAGACTGTCAATCCTGCTAACCTACACAGGACCAATGAGAGAGTTACAGCTCATAGAGTACACCTGAACTAATGAATGAGTGACAGCACATAAGTGAGTTAAACAGGAACAATCATTCTGTTATCAATGCTTTCACAGATTTGACTGTCAACTGGGAAGCTGTCTCGGAAAGTAAAGTAGAGAGGCTGGGTTTCTCTCTTTTTTACTAACAGGGGTATATTGGATCAAGATTTGTATGGATAAAAATGGATACTAGTTTGCCTGAATCTACtggatttataatgtttcttTGAAGATTCTTATTGATTCTTTTAGATATATTATAACAGATTAATTAGGATTAGTTTAGATTTATAAATTGCAACATATTTCCCTTTAAAAATAATGGTGTGTGAAGGTGGCACtgatggtggttggtggtggtgatgggtggTGTATGTGGTGGTTGGTGATGACTGTGGTGGTTTTTTCCGGTGGTGGTAGTTGGTGGTCGATGGTGATGGTCAGTGTCGGTTGTCATTGGTGGTGGTcaatgatggtggtggtgctggtcggtagtggtggtgttgataggtagtggtgatgatgggcggtggtggtggaataaCATATCATCAtgtaataaaaaatttaaaataaaaagtaaaaataataaaataaataaaataaaaagtaagaaaattatccataagaatccatgaaaTTCTTGTGGTGTGAGTTGAGATTGACATGGGATAATAACACACATATTTTGTctacaaatatccataagaatccGTATATATCTTGGCCCTTAACTATCATAAGAAATCTTAAATtaattgaatacctaggatatttgtggaatctaaaATTATCCAAATTGAATACCATGGATATAAATGATTCATTATAAATCCTAATTGAATAATTAGGAGTTTTTAGGATTGTTATATATCCAtttaaatcctaatccaatagaCCCGTGTAAAATTTTTAACCTTGCTAACCCCACAGGATTCGACATACACACACGTACTGGTAGTTGAGACGGTATGTTTTGTGCAACTTGTGTTCTATCGGTGAAAGAAAAAGATTTGCCAACACAGAAgggggaaaagagaaaagttagggttttaaaGCAGGAATAGCCAGTGATGCATTGGATTACAGAAGATGTCACTCCACCAAATGTTCCGCCATCGCAACCACCATCTTCGCATCTAGATGCCAATCCTCCTTCAGATATCATGTCAGAAGCGTTATCAAGTATGAGTTCTCTAATCGGTAAGAAAATGGCCTTGATTTCCATCTCATCACCCTCAACCAATTCTACTCCCAAGCGCAGCTATCAACAGATTTCCGAAGACACTGAGATGGCTGTGGATCAATCTAGTTCTCCACCCCGAAAAATCATCAAACAAAGTACGGGGGGAATTATACAAGTAAGATTTTGTTCAGATCtggtttattttcattttcagatTATTTTTTATAGTTATGTTCTTGATTGCAGTGTTGGTGGCATATCGTCTGTGGTTGTAACGTGAGATACCGTATCGACAATATCAAGTCCCAGATTTTCAGAATTTCAGCCGGAGAGACCATTATAGAGGTACCATTTAGTAAGGATTTCGTTCACTTCGACTGTCCCTGTGGGTACCGTGTTGAGTTAACTACCAATGTGAGGAGACCAGTAAAGAAAACTAAGAAAAAGGTACGGAAGAAATATAAATCCAAACCTATTCGACATTTATGATTAATCTCTATTTTTGAATTTAACTGTGGAATTATCAACTGAACATTAGTATTAGCATCTTCTTGTAAACTGAACACTAGAATTATCCCTGTCTCAATCAACCTTTCTTATTGTAAACCACTACTGTTAGCTTAACTCTTTGGAGCATCGATAACTAGTTGTTCAAGTAACCCTGACCTTGTGCATCTTTGTTTGTTCTGAGCTCAACAAAGTTTAGCACATTGCCGTATTGTTTCAGATCTTTATGAATTTTGTGAAAGTTTGTTGTTAGTTATTATGCATTTTGTATCATCATCATCCGCCCTCCTATGATAATACGGAAGTTTGTGACAAGCATAAATCATTAGTCGGCATCCACTTGGAATGTTTTGGTTTTTTAAATTTTGAGCACCCAGTTTAGTAATGAATGTTTCGGAATTCATCCATCAGATTTGAGTTGCTAAATTCTGTTCATTATTTTTACTACACAAGTAGAGTGACCGTACCTGTAGATAGCATTGTGTTTGGGATATTATGGAGGCTATGTTAAGGGTATAAAAGGATGTGCTTAACTGAAACTCTGGCATCCAAGTGAGGAAGCATGTTGTGCCAATGTGCTTCATGATACATGCAATGGGACAAATGTTTTCATCTTTCAACTTAGGATAACTTTGTTGTGAGGACGCAACCTTAAAGCCTATAGACGTGTTAATTGCATTTTCGGAAACCAATGCTTATTGTGTAGTATCTTTAATGTCTTGGCCAATGATAGAAGCAACGCCTCTCTGCCATGGGCGGGGTTGCCTGCCCTTATGTTATGGCCCAAATGGAATATAATGTTAAACGGTGTGGGTTTCTCTCTTGGGTTCACTTTGAAAATGCATCTTTTTGACCTCTGTAAAAACGTCGAAGTCGCACTAAGTCGTGTACATCATGCCATACTGAACTTTAAATAAAGTTTGGAGTTGAAATTGGCTCATTTTCGAGAACCAAGGGCGTGCAATTAGAAATCAAAATGTCTTATTTATCCACGCATCTCATTTGCTTGACATCTCACTTGATTTGGGTATCAAATCGGCTTAAAGGTGATGCAAACTTGGTCTCATTCTATTTGTTGATCTTAGACTTCAGGTCTTAGTTATCCTGGAAAAGAATGAAAAAACTAGACAATTTTGATCTTCATTCCCAGCTACTTGGATGATTCCGTGATTTTTAAGGAGAAGAAGTTAGGCAAGCCTACCGGATTAGAGGACTTGGATGTGCTAGGAGAAGTCTGGGCAGCTTGTTGAAACAGAAGCTTGCTGGGCCAAAGTTGGACctcacatcattcggaagaatcgGGACAGGAGATTATTAGTTCGTTTTTATTTCCTCCGCGTGAGTTGTGAGAGGATACAAATAGAAGGGTCAGGCAAGGTGAACACGTAATTAAGCGTTTGGACCAAATTGTATTCCACAGGAGTCCGACAAAGGTTTAGGATAGTTCTATGACAGTCTTTCTGCAAGAATTGGCGTTCCAAATTAAGTACGTAACATGGCATTGCACGATTAAGTATGCATATTTTGGATTGCGCCTGATTAGCATAGAAATAGCATGCCCTCgaatgaaaaaaaattaaaggaAAATTCGAACATTTTCTTTTAGCACACAAACCAAAGCATCCTTAAATTTTTCTGCCTATAGAGCAACAACTTAGCATAAATTCTGGATTACCCAGcaaaaatttcaaaattacaaTTTATTTGATTTAGTGCTCCACAATCAACAATCATCAAGTATCAAATTTAGTGGATGTAAGCACATAGCAACAACCTAACAATTACGAGTTCTGGTGGCTGGTTCAGTTTTCCGTCTTTCCATAATGCTCTTACTGATCCTCAAATGTGGTGCGCTTAAGCATAAACCGACACACTTACAAGTGCCAAATACGTTGGTCATCGAATTTGCTGATTGTGTGAAATGAATATCCCAACTCTCCGGTTAGTGGTTTCGGACATTGGCTGACGATGTTGCGGTTGCTCATTTAAGTTGGTCATAGATTCAGGATATTGCACTCCAATTCTGAAATGCGGACGGCTCAAGTGTAAAACGATAGCATAGCAAGCGTATCCTGTTGTTGATTATATTAATGCCCGTCTACATAGGAATTACGCTAAGAGAAGCCGATTAGACATCCCAATTCCTTAAAAAAACTCTATCAACAGCCAAATGGAGTCGGTCCAAATTTAATCCCATTACTTGGTAACTACATAttttgtaggatcgagcaagagagggAAGAGTACAAACGCGGACCaattaaaagactacattgataattaaATTCGGTGTataattcttatggctcaacaacctacttatagtctcacaaacttgacgatcactcaaatGACTTTCCTaacaaagatcaaactctaaacaaagacactttcctaacataaacaaAGCTCTAAATAGAATTATTCTAGAACTCTCTAGAACACCTTGTTTCTCAAGTTAACTCCAACTTCCAAATATCGTAAAGTGTGTCAACAACATATGTTGATCCAAAACTcaaatcaccatatcttggtttaacttccaacatcctcccttgaaccaagatatcattcaacgaGAATTCCATAACCCTCTTCTACTCCTCAGCTTCTTCCATTGATCGACGTCATCACgtccttgtcttttctcattttctattcctcttcttccattgataaacgttAACACGTTCTTGTCTATTCTCATCTTCAAAAATACCACCAACTAACCCTTACTCCTTGATACTCAATTATAGCTTATCCCAATTTCATGATCCCACCGGAATTCCGTCATCATTATTTAATCAACAAACTCAATTCACAAACCGCAGTTCCAACTGCAACTCGGCTAATaaaccaatcttcttcttttgcttaacaacaaTCATCAAACACTCAATGCTATCATACCATAGAAACCATCACAAATTTCTTTTCACGTTCTTCTTTATCACTACTGCAATGATCCATCTCACCTCATTTTCTGATATTTCCCGGCATCATTGGCATCTACAACTCATGGGATTTTAACCCACCATTGTTGTTCTCTACAACTCATGGGATTTTCACCCACCATTGTTGTTCTCTACAACTAATGGGAGTTTCACCCACTATTATTGTCTTCTCTTCTCAAATTCCACACTGGAATTTCTTCTCTTCTCTATTCAAATCCCACACTGGGATTGCTTCATTTCTCACGGTCACACCCTAGTGACGTCTCTTCTCTTCACTCTCTCATCACCTCCTGGTGATTGCTTCTCTTTCCTCACAACCTTacaattgtttcttcttctcttttctttttgtttcttcatctttacttctttgTTCCTGTCACTTCACACTTCTTTAGTCTTCAAGATTCCCTCACAATCTTTTCCTTGTTATGCTTCTGCCACAAGCTATAACCTATCTTtgcaaagtctgccacactttgtaggatttCCAAGTTTTTGCCACAAACTTTTCAACCACACCTTTGTTTCAACATGTTTGAGCTTAAACTCCAACATGCTACTATCCTCCTTTAAGCTCCATCACCAACATTCCTTGTCATTCTAAGTCTCTGAATTCGAACTCAACACCATCAAACTGTACCAGTCTTTCCCGACTGCATACCAACTttgatctctttttttttccgaaTCCATGACCTTACCCTTGAAAACAACCACTCACCCAAGCATTCAAACAAACACTTTTTTTTTACAGCTAACACGTCTTATTATTTGTTGATGTCAAATACCAACACATCTTTCTTAGTTCATATCAACTTCAAAAAAATATCCTTCAATCATAATCATTCATTCACAAGCTCACGGACAACAGCATAAGTCCTTGTTTTCCAATCTAGCAAACCCATATCTCCCAAACACATTTAACATTCATCAGTAATCAACAACAACGACTTCCTTGTCTTCTCGGCAACAGGACATTCCTTCCAGGATATTTCTTCTCGGGAACAATTTTTTTTACGCTGATTTTCCAAATACTATTTCGACCATCCTAGGTTTAGCCGGTAATGATTGGGCAACAAACTTATTCTCTACGAACCCAAATTCCTTGAGCCAAAATATCACCGCCATCTCACGATTAACTCTATCACCAACATTAGTGATATCTGCCAATCACCGAGAAACAACATCACTTCCTCCATGGAAAACCATTACTCATGGTAAAACAAAATTAACTCAACTGAGATTGGATGATATCAGCCATCACCATCGACTCTTCAGATTTTCTTATCCTTCAATCCTCTTTATAGCATCATTAGTTCTGTTCCATCAATCCACCAATAGCTAGACGCCATTGATCACCATCGCTGATTATCACCTGATAAAAACCAAAGCATTCTCTCAATCGATGCAATACAAATCATCTGCAGCTCCatgctctttttttctttttcgcagATTCTTCAATCAATCAACTGTTGACAACATAATACCATGAATCACGAGCAACAGTACCACCTTATTGTCACTGCCAAGACAGTACCGTTTACTCCAGTGTTAACCTAGATAGAGGAATCTCAAAATGGGCCACTAGCATTGTTGGGAAACTTCTTACTGAGAAACCATTGAAGCCAGATAACTTGGAATTCCATCTCAAAGTCCTTTGGGCcaagaaaatcaagaaaattCAGATTAGAAACCTGCACCAAATCATTTCATTGTCAGATTCTCTAATTGGTATCAAGTGAATTGGGTTCTTGAAAATGCTCCATGGTCTGTGAATGGTTGTCTTTTTATGGTTAGGCCATACAATTATTTTGTTCAAATTCAAAAGATGGATTTTAGCACTCAAGAATTCTGGGTAGACTTCAAAGACTTACCTCCAGAGCTCCTTGATTGAAGAAACAATGAACAGATTTGCAAAAATCCTAGGTGAAGTTAAAGCTCTTGACCCTGAAGATGGAAATCCATTGGATTCAAATGTTTTAAGTGCTaatatcaatatcaatatcaatgTCAAAAATCCATTAATCAGATGTCTACTAACTGAGAATGGTGCGGGCTATACTCAATGGATTCTTTTTTATTACCAAAAGCAGCCAATTGTCCTGCTTGTGTTTATTCTAGACCATGATGAGAATGAGTGTGAAAAGAAAGCGAATTTTTCAAAGCTCTTGCTGATAAGGCTCTCTTCAAATTTGGACATACCAATTTTTCCATTCAAGATATTATGGCTATGAATCCAAAGTATGGAGATGGCTCGCCAATCACCATCAACATGAAAATATCCAAGAAAAAAGTTGTTGCAGGTAACAAAGTTCCATTCCAAAGACCATCAGATGGATATCATGTCACTGCTGTGTTCACTGAGGAGGTTGGCAGCCATTCTGAGAAGGGTGAAAGTTCTAATTAGAAAAGAGGTAAAAGAGTTAGAGAAAATGTTTCAAGTGCCATCAAATTTTGACAATCCAATTTACATGCAAGCTGAGAATAGTGTGTACCAGAATATTCAAGACTTTCAAAAACTGAACCATGACATTGGAGGGGACTTAGACCATCAATGCAATGTTATTACTGAGTACCATCATCAAACATGGCAAGAAGATCAGGTAACCATTCTCTCTTTATCTCATTTAACTCTGCAAGCTCTATATTTCCATTTAAACCAAGTTCTGCAAATATTTTACTTTCATAGTTTTTATCTTCTCTCAATTAACTACTTAGAAAAAACTTTGGCTCAAATGAAAATACCAGCTTGGAACTGCCAAGGCATTGGCCATAAAGATACCAGAGACCATCTGAAACATTGCATCCAACATAATGATCCAGATATTGTTTTCATTTCAGAAACCAAAACTAATAGCAAAAAAACTAACTCTTTCATAAGATATTTTGGATTGCCTAACTATTTGTCACAGTCATTTATTGGTTTTTCTGGTGGCATTGCTCTTCTCTGGAAAGATGGTATGGGAATTCAGTTAATAAATGAACAGAGAAATCAAATAGAAATGATGGTAACTGTTGGCCCTAAAAATTCTCAATGGCTGCTAACCTGCCTGTATGGAAGTCCAAGATATCAAGAAAAAAAGGAGTTATGGGAGTCAATTGCAGAAAAAAGCCAAAATATGCAGATTCCATGGATGTTAATAGGAGATCTAAATATCACAATAAATCCTCTGGAGAAGAACTCAAAGGAAAACAAAGGAAAATACAGCATCAATAAACAAATCCAGGACCAGCTTCTTCAGACTGACTTATTGGAAGTAAAATTCTCAGGGTATCCATATACTTGGAGCAATCGTAGACAGAATGACAATCTGGTGGAGGCAAAATTGGATAAAGCACTGGAAAATACACGATGGCATGATAATTTTCTTGCAGCAACAACCTACAATCTCACAGCTTTTGGCTCAGATCATACTCCCATATTAATGAACACAAACCCAACAGATAAAAACTTCAAAAAAACCATTCAAAGTCTATGAAAACTAGATTCAACAAGATTCATGTAAAGAAGTTATTGAAAAATCTTGGAACCAAACACAACAAGGCTCTACTGCTTATCAAACTGTCACAAAGCTGAAAGTCAccaagagagaaatcaagaaatgGAATTTTGAAGTCTTTGGCAATGTTCATCAGCACATTAAGGAGGTGGAGAAGAAAATTCAAGAAGCTCAAGCCATTCAGGatctcagcaacaacaacacTATGGAGAACCTAAAACAAGAACTCAGACATTGGTATAAAATGGACTCTGATATGAAGTACCAAAATTCAAGGGAGAACTTGTTGAaagaagaaagcataaatacCAAGTACTTTCACTCAAGAGCCAACTacaggagaagaagaaaccatATTGACTCTCTCAAAGATGATATGGGTCTGTGGCATTCAAATAGACAAGAAATAGAGAAACTCCTCAACAGTCATTTCAGTTCAATTACTAACTCATCAAATCCACAAAGAGATGAAGAAATTTTAAGCCTCATCAGTCCATGTATAAATGAAGAAGACAATGCAAGACTAACAAAAGTACCAGACATGGAAGAGATCAAAAGTATTGTCTTTCAAATCAAACCTTGGGCTGCACCAGGACCAGATGGATTTCAAGATGAATTTTACCAACAATGCTGAAACATAGTAGGTAATGACATTATCCTTATGACACAAAGTTTTTTCAGAAATGGATACCTCCTAAAAGAACTCAATTATACCTTTCAAACCCTCATCCCAAAAGTAGAATGCCTACAAACCCCTTCAGATTATAGACCCATTAGCCTGTGCAACATAAATTACAAAATAATCTCAAAAATACTTGCCAACAGACTCAAACCTATCCTAGAAAAAATTGTATCCCCATTTCAAGCAGCCTATGTTCCAAATAGACACATCACAGATAACACAATAATTGCACATGAAATTATGGATCATATGAAGAAGAGCAGAAGTAAATTTGGAGAGGTTGGTATTAAGTTGGATATGTCGAAAGCCTTCGATAGAATTAAATGGAAGTTCTTAATGGATGTTATGAGGCAATTGGGTTTCTGCAACAAATGGTGCCAGATGATCAATCAATGTGTTGGAACAATAATATGATTATTGAGATATTTTCAAAATGATAAATTGGGTCTTCTAGTTCATCCAAAATGATATATACATGTGCAGAATCAATATATATTCAGGTGTAGAACTGCCAGAATTACAGCCGGCGACAACTTTCTTTTTTAATCTGAAAATTATTTTGTAAAGATATAAACGTAGGAAAAATATCCGTCGCACAAATTACCTACAATATGCAACGGATATAACTCTAACCAAACAAATAAAACGTCGATAAAAAATCAAAGTAGGACCCACAAAGTGTTTTTCTATATACTAATAATTAACGTTGCACAAATTGGAAAAATAAAACGTTGCACCATCAACTGAGCAACGGTTATATACGTTGCTCAATATAATTTGTGCAACTGATGATTTTCATTGCACACATATGCGCAATGTCGTTTTACCAGCATTTAGTATTGTTGCACAAATTCATAGCAACGTTTATAAGCGCCACAAAAAGGTTGTTTTGGTGTATTGTCTAGTAATCTGATCAAGTAGCTTCGAGTTTTGgagctaaaatatgaaaaccaaacttgatatactaatgcttggtgggtttactcgtgcaatgctctaacaagtttcaAATGAGCGGACGGGATGAAGCCACAGTGACTTGATCAGACAAGACAAAAGAAAGCGTCGTTACATGCGTGCTGGTCAGACCAACTCAGCACTCAATGGCACCAGTGTACCACCTACCTCCATCTAACTTTATCATCTATGTGGAAGGCTTCCATCGGAACAAGTTATATCGAAGGATAGCGTAAGCTACGGTTAGCGATACGGTACCCGAAATGGATGATAACAGAGACGATAATGGTCCCAGTCAAGACTCTATAAGTAAACAACTTGAGATCAGAAAAAGGTGTTGGCAGATTTGTGTGGGAGAGTTGGGAATATATCGAAGAACATGAGTATTTACAATGAGGACTCAAACTCATTACCACTGTGGACGCAGGTTTCACCTGAACCACGTTAATCACTCATCTCATTTACTTTAAGAGTATTTACATGTTCATCAACACTTATGTTTACGTTGGTTTATGATTTGTTTGCATTAATTTGATCTACTGCAGACGAATAAACTCGAATTTTCAAGCTGGAACCACAAGTTGAGTTTTTAGCGGTTACAACCATCCCACTATTTAACGGTTTTTGCAGAGACCAAACTACATGTCATCACTTATACTaaaaactagaagaaaaaaaatctcaacAATAAGAAAATTAGAATTTGTGAAATGCTAGGATTCAACTTCTTAAAGGAGATGCAACTTCTTAAGAGAGATACAAGCTCCGATGCCTGTTAGTCCTATATTATTTGTTGATCTTAGAATACAAATGTCTCATCTACATAATTGTTATAGAGGAAGAATCTCTTCAAACTTTTAATCCTATACTATCTCATACTTTACGCGCCTTTTTTGTGAGTAAAATCCAAAT
This genomic stretch from Papaver somniferum cultivar HN1 chromosome 5, ASM357369v1, whole genome shotgun sequence harbors:
- the LOC113277869 gene encoding uncharacterized protein LOC113277869, whose protein sequence is MHWITEDVTPPNVPPSQPPSSHLDANPPSDIMSEALSSMSSLIGKKMALISISSPSTNSTPKRSYQQISEDTEMAVDQSSSPPRKIIKQSTGGIIQCWWHIVCGCNVRYRIDNIKSQIFRISAGETIIEVPFSKDFVHFDCPCGYRVELTTNVRRPVKKTKKKVRKKYKSKPIRHL